The following are from one region of the Littorina saxatilis isolate snail1 linkage group LG4, US_GU_Lsax_2.0, whole genome shotgun sequence genome:
- the LOC138963920 gene encoding uncharacterized protein isoform X2 has product MAADTQRCYHSRIKSDLESNIRLLSKVQEDFKVTAEELDSQQRKVKAAKIVSAMVGSAAVGAIITALLVYLSGIVGDILRNEKLRGLESRWTDVKGSVSKDMKIPHQSKEAITVWAKVRLPPEKAKAVIAALEKSTSEASSTKRLKHLDSKVIVTLLESMLSLIAADFSVFEILVGALKEKDDPGEAVRLLAKEMNRYKKQLEKKLKEEIEKEKHSVRIMFKLAPDEPADLGDESTASTSSNQSKTRLSESLSTRIQKVSITPEENLLSSYSAARTTQTDRDPVQSVPPPVFCKESSWQISGSFNSSGGFLQKAKSDVIVNVPQNAVPRGMYVDVYKSVCADVEHIQRALKLQDTHFVASPLAEFWAGEGFRFHKPVQITLPHCLPKGVDPSEVIVYRATKNLNGKIVLQEVPNRQQQDSRANNLQTSRTKMHSPAVESSYGISDDNKLLINTDGFSGYVCVHCKRKNKSSPTLLFVGAGANKSKANILLQTASIHVHVWDERLDVRDFLEEIAPKRITDKHHMTLCRVVKDGNETMSLRIDIIGENASAWRHLLRSNGQPGFAKEQTFKLEAVLGCDNKNCSASRPVTVHWMLETTAPSRVGQWLQCVVDVVHVPSDSKTSLSLELEGPRGRTASTGSFELRRDVLMAMDLDQLKTLALGLGVGETTVTDIWRRYLRDVTRKTELVEYLMQKFESEADKGKGKTKRLNTKQSQRPQTSKTLRIANLSSPSASSDNSSFSDDEESDETME; this is encoded by the exons ATGTTACCATTCCAGAATCAAGTCCGATCTGGAGAGCAACATTCGCTTGCTTTCCAAGGTGCAAGAGGACTTCAAAGTTACTGCAGAAGAGCTGGACTCTCAGCAACGCAAAGTCAAGGCCGCAAAGATAG TCTCAGCGATGGTAGGATCTGCTGCAGTGGGAGCCATAATAACAGCGTTGCTGGTCTACCTTTCCGGGATCGTGGGCGACATTCTGAGGAACGAGAAGCTGAGAGGCCTCGAGTCCAGGTGGACAGACGTCAAGGGAAGCGTCTCCAAAGACATGAAGATCCCCCACCAGAGCAAAGAAGCCATCACAGTGTGGGCCAAGGTAAGGCTGCCCCCTGAAAAGGCCAAGGCAGTCATCGCAGCTCTGGAGAAGTCCACATCGGAAGCCAGCTCCACAAAGCGACTGAAGCATCTGGACTCTAAGGTTATTGTTACCCTGTTAGAGTCAATGCTTAGCCTTATTGCGGCGGACTTCAGCGTCTTCGAGATCCTGGTGGGTGCTCTAAAGGAGAAGGATGACCCCGGAGAAGCCGTCAGACTTCTTGCCAAGGAGATGAATAGGTACAAGAAGCAGCTTGAGAAGAAACTCAAGGAGGAGATAG aaaaggaGAAGCATTCAGTTCGCATAATGTTCAAACTTGCACCGGATGAGCCAGCAGACCTTGGAGATGAATCCACTGCAAGCACCTCCTCCAACCAAAGCAAGACTCGCCTCTCAGAATCCCTGTCAACAAGAATCCAGAAAGTCAGCATAACACCAGAAGAGAACCTGCTGTCATCCTACAGTGCCGCACGTACAACGCAAACAGACAGGGATCCAGTGCAGAGTGTTCCTCCCCCGGTCTTCTGCAAAGAGTCTTCGTGGCAAATCTCTGGTTCCTTCAACAGTTCCGGTGGGTTCTTACAGAAAGCTAAGTCTGACGTCATCGTGAACGTTCCACAGAACGCCGTACCTCGTGGCATGTATGTGGATGTCTACAAGTCCGTCTGCGCCGATGTGGAACACATCCAGAGGGCGTTGAAATTGCAGGACACCCATTTTGTTGCCAGTCCGCTGGCAGAGTTCTGGGCTGGAGAAGGGTTCCGCTTCCATAAACCTGTTCAGATCACTCTGCCTCACTGTCTTCCCAAGGGCGTCGACCCCTCTGAGGTCATCGTCTACCGCGCCACGAAGAATCTCAACGGAAAAATCGTCCTTCAGGAAGTGCCAAACCGCCAGCAGCAGGACTCCAGAGCAAACAACCTTCAGACAAGTCGAACGAAAATGCACTCACCTGCTGTGGAGTCTTCCTACGGTATTTCTGACGACAACAAATTGCTGATCAACACAGATGGCTTCTCTGGCTACGTGTGCGTCCACTGCAAACGAAAGAACAAGAGCTCTCCTACGCTGCTGTTTGTTGGAGCAGGAGCGAACAAATCGAAGGCCAACATTCTGCTTCAGACAGCTTCTATTCACGTTCACGTCTGGGACGAGAGGCTGGACGTGAGAGACTTTCTGGAGGAAATAGCG CCAAAACGAATCACCGACAAGCATCACATGACACTGTGTCGTGTGGTCAAAGATGGAAATGAAACTATGTCACTGCGAATTGACATCATTGGAGAAAATGCGTCAGCATGGAGACATCTCCTTAGGTCCAATGGTCAACCAGGTTTTGCCAAAGAAcag ACCTTCAAGCTGGAGGCTGTGCTGGGCTGTGACAACAAGAACTGCTCCGCCTCCCGACCTGTCACGGTTCACTGGATGCTGGAGACGACAGCGCCTTCCCGTGTGGGTCAGTGGCTGCAGTGTGTGGTGGACGTGGTCCATGTGCCCAGCGACAGCAAGACCAGTCTGTCCTTGGAg CTGGAAGGGCCGAGGGGAAGGACTGCAAGCACTGGCAGTTTTGAATTGAGGAGAGACGTTCTGATGGCTATGGACCTCGACCAGCTCAAGACACTGGCCTTGGGGCTGGGTGTAGGGGAGACGACTGTCACAGACATCTGGAGAAG GTACCTAAGAGATGTTACACGGAAGACAGAACTGGTGGAGTACCTAATGCAGAAATTTGAGTCTGAAGCGGATAAAGGCAAAggcaaaacaaagagactgaatACTAAACAGAGTCAGCGCCCGCAAACATCGAAAACATTGAGGATCGCCAACTTGAGTTCCCCCTCTGCGTCCTCGGATAATTCCTCTTTTTCTGATGACGAGGAGTCCGATGAAACCATGGAATGA
- the LOC138963920 gene encoding uncharacterized protein isoform X1 yields MAADTQRCYHSRIKSDLESNIRLLSKVQEDFKVTAEELDSQQRKVKAAKIGSAVGGITIGAGAVMGAYLTLGISAMVGSAAVGAIITALLVYLSGIVGDILRNEKLRGLESRWTDVKGSVSKDMKIPHQSKEAITVWAKVRLPPEKAKAVIAALEKSTSEASSTKRLKHLDSKVIVTLLESMLSLIAADFSVFEILVGALKEKDDPGEAVRLLAKEMNRYKKQLEKKLKEEIEKEKHSVRIMFKLAPDEPADLGDESTASTSSNQSKTRLSESLSTRIQKVSITPEENLLSSYSAARTTQTDRDPVQSVPPPVFCKESSWQISGSFNSSGGFLQKAKSDVIVNVPQNAVPRGMYVDVYKSVCADVEHIQRALKLQDTHFVASPLAEFWAGEGFRFHKPVQITLPHCLPKGVDPSEVIVYRATKNLNGKIVLQEVPNRQQQDSRANNLQTSRTKMHSPAVESSYGISDDNKLLINTDGFSGYVCVHCKRKNKSSPTLLFVGAGANKSKANILLQTASIHVHVWDERLDVRDFLEEIAPKRITDKHHMTLCRVVKDGNETMSLRIDIIGENASAWRHLLRSNGQPGFAKEQTFKLEAVLGCDNKNCSASRPVTVHWMLETTAPSRVGQWLQCVVDVVHVPSDSKTSLSLELEGPRGRTASTGSFELRRDVLMAMDLDQLKTLALGLGVGETTVTDIWRRYLRDVTRKTELVEYLMQKFESEADKGKGKTKRLNTKQSQRPQTSKTLRIANLSSPSASSDNSSFSDDEESDETME; encoded by the exons ATGTTACCATTCCAGAATCAAGTCCGATCTGGAGAGCAACATTCGCTTGCTTTCCAAGGTGCAAGAGGACTTCAAAGTTACTGCAGAAGAGCTGGACTCTCAGCAACGCAAAGTCAAGGCCGCAAAGATAGGTAGCGCCGTTGGAGGCATCACTATCGGGGCAGGAGCTGTAATGGGGGCCTACTTAACTTTGGGCA TCTCAGCGATGGTAGGATCTGCTGCAGTGGGAGCCATAATAACAGCGTTGCTGGTCTACCTTTCCGGGATCGTGGGCGACATTCTGAGGAACGAGAAGCTGAGAGGCCTCGAGTCCAGGTGGACAGACGTCAAGGGAAGCGTCTCCAAAGACATGAAGATCCCCCACCAGAGCAAAGAAGCCATCACAGTGTGGGCCAAGGTAAGGCTGCCCCCTGAAAAGGCCAAGGCAGTCATCGCAGCTCTGGAGAAGTCCACATCGGAAGCCAGCTCCACAAAGCGACTGAAGCATCTGGACTCTAAGGTTATTGTTACCCTGTTAGAGTCAATGCTTAGCCTTATTGCGGCGGACTTCAGCGTCTTCGAGATCCTGGTGGGTGCTCTAAAGGAGAAGGATGACCCCGGAGAAGCCGTCAGACTTCTTGCCAAGGAGATGAATAGGTACAAGAAGCAGCTTGAGAAGAAACTCAAGGAGGAGATAG aaaaggaGAAGCATTCAGTTCGCATAATGTTCAAACTTGCACCGGATGAGCCAGCAGACCTTGGAGATGAATCCACTGCAAGCACCTCCTCCAACCAAAGCAAGACTCGCCTCTCAGAATCCCTGTCAACAAGAATCCAGAAAGTCAGCATAACACCAGAAGAGAACCTGCTGTCATCCTACAGTGCCGCACGTACAACGCAAACAGACAGGGATCCAGTGCAGAGTGTTCCTCCCCCGGTCTTCTGCAAAGAGTCTTCGTGGCAAATCTCTGGTTCCTTCAACAGTTCCGGTGGGTTCTTACAGAAAGCTAAGTCTGACGTCATCGTGAACGTTCCACAGAACGCCGTACCTCGTGGCATGTATGTGGATGTCTACAAGTCCGTCTGCGCCGATGTGGAACACATCCAGAGGGCGTTGAAATTGCAGGACACCCATTTTGTTGCCAGTCCGCTGGCAGAGTTCTGGGCTGGAGAAGGGTTCCGCTTCCATAAACCTGTTCAGATCACTCTGCCTCACTGTCTTCCCAAGGGCGTCGACCCCTCTGAGGTCATCGTCTACCGCGCCACGAAGAATCTCAACGGAAAAATCGTCCTTCAGGAAGTGCCAAACCGCCAGCAGCAGGACTCCAGAGCAAACAACCTTCAGACAAGTCGAACGAAAATGCACTCACCTGCTGTGGAGTCTTCCTACGGTATTTCTGACGACAACAAATTGCTGATCAACACAGATGGCTTCTCTGGCTACGTGTGCGTCCACTGCAAACGAAAGAACAAGAGCTCTCCTACGCTGCTGTTTGTTGGAGCAGGAGCGAACAAATCGAAGGCCAACATTCTGCTTCAGACAGCTTCTATTCACGTTCACGTCTGGGACGAGAGGCTGGACGTGAGAGACTTTCTGGAGGAAATAGCG CCAAAACGAATCACCGACAAGCATCACATGACACTGTGTCGTGTGGTCAAAGATGGAAATGAAACTATGTCACTGCGAATTGACATCATTGGAGAAAATGCGTCAGCATGGAGACATCTCCTTAGGTCCAATGGTCAACCAGGTTTTGCCAAAGAAcag ACCTTCAAGCTGGAGGCTGTGCTGGGCTGTGACAACAAGAACTGCTCCGCCTCCCGACCTGTCACGGTTCACTGGATGCTGGAGACGACAGCGCCTTCCCGTGTGGGTCAGTGGCTGCAGTGTGTGGTGGACGTGGTCCATGTGCCCAGCGACAGCAAGACCAGTCTGTCCTTGGAg CTGGAAGGGCCGAGGGGAAGGACTGCAAGCACTGGCAGTTTTGAATTGAGGAGAGACGTTCTGATGGCTATGGACCTCGACCAGCTCAAGACACTGGCCTTGGGGCTGGGTGTAGGGGAGACGACTGTCACAGACATCTGGAGAAG GTACCTAAGAGATGTTACACGGAAGACAGAACTGGTGGAGTACCTAATGCAGAAATTTGAGTCTGAAGCGGATAAAGGCAAAggcaaaacaaagagactgaatACTAAACAGAGTCAGCGCCCGCAAACATCGAAAACATTGAGGATCGCCAACTTGAGTTCCCCCTCTGCGTCCTCGGATAATTCCTCTTTTTCTGATGACGAGGAGTCCGATGAAACCATGGAATGA